The genomic window GCGATCGTCGCGGCCATCGAGGCGTCGGTGACCAGGCAACGCTGGGAAGCCGGCTGGGAGGTCCTGGCCAAAGCCGTCGACGCGGGGGTGCCCGATGTGGCGGCCCGGGCCGCCTTCGACCTGGCCCGGATGCGCGACCCGAAATGGCCGGTCCCGGCGTCGATCGACGCGTTCCTCGAGGTGCTCATCGCGTCCGGGATGCTGCCCGGTGGCGCCTGAGCACGCTTCCGGAGCGCATGGTGTGCTGGACCGGACGAGACTGCTGGCCGCGCGGCTGAAAGCGGCCGGGGCCCAGCCGTACCTGGCGACGGCCCTCTACAGCCTGACGGTCGTGCCCACCACCGAGGTGCCGACGATGGGCGTCGACCGGCACTGGCGCTGCTACGTCAATCCGGCCTTCGTCGACCACACCCCGGTGCACGAGCTGGCCGCCGTCTGGGTGCACGAGGTCGCTCACCTGCTGCGTGACCACCATGGCCGGGCCGACCTGCTTCCGGCGGCCGTGCGGCACGATCATCATCGGGTCAACATCGCCCAGGACTGCGAGATCAACGACGATCTGTCGGCGCTGCCGCAGAACGCGTTGCGGCCCGCCCTGTTCGGGCTGCCGGACGGGCAGATGTTCGAGCAGTACCTGCCGGAGATCCCGCCGACCCCGCACGCGCCCGAATGCGGTTCCGGCGCGCACGGGCGGCCGATGCCGTGGGAGTCGGCCGGCGCGACGGCGGACGCTGCCCGGGTCAGCCCGGTGGAGGCCGCCGCGATCCGCCGGCAGACCGCCCAGGAGTTGCGCGCGCACGTCAAGGCGCGGGGCCGGGTGCCCGGCGGCTGGCAGCGCTGGGCCGACGAGATCCTGGAACCGACCGTGGACTGGCGGCGGGCCCTGACCGGTGCGGTTCGCGAGGCGGCGTCCTGGGCGTCCGGGGCCGTCGACTACACCTATCAGCGCCCGTCCCGGCGGGGCGCGGCCGTTCCCCGGGTGGTCTTTCCGAGCCTGCGCCGCCCGATGCCGCGGGTGGCGGTGGTGGTCGACACGTCCGGTTCGATGGGTCCCGACGAGCTGCGTGCCGTTCTCGGCGAGGTCGCCGGGGTGCTGCGCGCGGTGGGCATCGGCCGGAACCGGGTCACCGTGCTGTCGTGTGACGCCGACGTCCATACGGTCCGCAAGGTCAGCACCGTCGGTGACGTGGTCCTGGACGGTGGCGGCGGTACCGACATGCGGGTCGGCATCGACCACGCCCTGCGCGGCCCGGAACGTCCGCACATCATCATCGTGCTGACCGACGGCTACACGCCGTGGCCGGACGCCCGGCCCGGTGGGGTGCGGGTGATCGCCGGTCTGGTCAGCGCCGACGTCCAGTCCCCGCCGCCGTGGATCGAGACCATCCGCATCCGATGACCCCTGGGCGCGGCAGCCGTGCCCAGGGGTGAGGGATCAGCGAGTGGTACGGGCCGGGGTGGCGCTGCCGGTGTGGACCGTGATGCCCAGGGCGCCGGTGTCCAGCTTGCCGTCCGGGTCGACGGTGAAACGCCACCGGTCGTAGCGGGTCTTGCCGAGCACGATCACGACCCAGGCGGCGTCCGGCCGGTTGACCAGCGACTGAGCCCGCTCCAGTTCCCGGTTGCCCGGTGTCGAGCCCAGGATCAGCACACCCAACTGACGGCCCGAGGTGCCGCCGCCGCGCAGAGTGAACGCGGTGTCCGACCCCTCGCCCTCGGCGGCGTTCAGGGCGTCGCGGATGCTGACCCGCTCGCCGCCGGTCAGGTGCGGCCGGATGTCACCGGCGACCACCTGCACGTTGCCGGCCCACGGGCTGCTGCTGAGTTCCTCGGTCCACGCCGACACCAGTTCGCGGGCCAGTGCGGCGTCGCCCTGGATGCTGATCATGCCGGTGGCCTGGCCGAGGTCGACCAGTTCGCGGACGCCGCCCGCGGTGCCGAGGGTGACCAGTCGCGGACACGGGGAGGCCAGGTCGTTACTGGCCGGAAGCGCCTGCAGGTCACGCAGCTGCGCCTGCCAGACGCGGCCGTTCTCGGCCGACTCCCACGGCTCCGGCGGGGTCTCGTCCGGTGCGGCGAGTCGCAGCGCGACCCGGCTCTCGTCGATCGAGACGCCGTAGATCGACGGCACTGTGATCCCGGCCGTGTCGGCGCTGGTCACCAGGACCTGCAGGGCGCGGTCGATGGTCCAGGCCGCGGCGGTGTCGAAGGTGCGGCTCGGGGCGGCGGTGTCCGGTGCCGAGCCCGCCGCCGGGGCGGACCTACGGCGCAGCAGGAACCACCAGGCGCCGGCTCCGGCACCGGCCAGCACCAGCACTCCGGCCACGATCGCCAGGATCAGGCCGGTGGAGCCGCCGGAGTCCGCGGGTGCCGCGGTGCCGGTGTCGGCGGGCGCGGTGGTGTCCGCGGGGTCGGCCGGTGCCTCGGAGGCGACGGGTCCGGCGGCCGAGATGGCCGGCAGCGGGCCGGTCTGGATGCCGTCTCCCGTCGCGTCCTCCGGCATGAGCAGCACCCAGCCCGCGTCCAGGACCGCCGGGTCGGTCAGTGCCGTCCCGTCGGCCTGCGGTTTGTCCTTGTTGAGTTCGAAGATCTCCAGGTATCGATCGCCGTCGCCGAGGAATCGCTCGGCGATGGCGTAGAGGAATTCCGGTTCGCCGTTGAAGGAGGGTTGTACCTGGTACCACTTGGTTTCGGCACGTTGCTGCTGCAGCACGGCGGGCGCGCGGTGGGCGGTGCCCGCCGCGGCGGCTGGTCCGGAGGCCAGGAGGCCGGCCGTCGCCAGTGCCAATCCGAGCAGAGTAACGCTGCCGCGACTCAGGGTTCGGCGGTCCATTTGCATCTGTCCTCGCACGCGGAGTTGATCGTGATGGGCACACCCTACATTTACGGTGTGCGATAACGTTGGGCGACTATCCGCCCGTCTTGCGATCCCTGCCATCTCCGCCCCCGGAGGCCCGCGAGCGTGCGGATTTCCTTGTCCGGAGGCGCTGTGCAGCTTTTATTGACAGTAGTAGATTCGAAGACCGGCGATGCCGCCGATGTGGCG from Actinoplanes derwentensis includes these protein-coding regions:
- a CDS encoding vWA domain-containing protein; amino-acid sequence: MAPEHASGAHGVLDRTRLLAARLKAAGAQPYLATALYSLTVVPTTEVPTMGVDRHWRCYVNPAFVDHTPVHELAAVWVHEVAHLLRDHHGRADLLPAAVRHDHHRVNIAQDCEINDDLSALPQNALRPALFGLPDGQMFEQYLPEIPPTPHAPECGSGAHGRPMPWESAGATADAARVSPVEAAAIRRQTAQELRAHVKARGRVPGGWQRWADEILEPTVDWRRALTGAVREAASWASGAVDYTYQRPSRRGAAVPRVVFPSLRRPMPRVAVVVDTSGSMGPDELRAVLGEVAGVLRAVGIGRNRVTVLSCDADVHTVRKVSTVGDVVLDGGGGTDMRVGIDHALRGPERPHIIIVLTDGYTPWPDARPGGVRVIAGLVSADVQSPPPWIETIRIR